CATGCCAAGGGCTGGAAATCACTGTTCGTCAACGAACGCTTGGTTAGCGGTCAAGCCGCGACCGACGTCTCGACGTTCAACACCCAGCGTCTGCGTTGGGGCGAGGGCAACCTCGGAATCTTCGCCTACGACAACCCAATCACCCTCCCCGGCCTGACACTCGCACAGCGACTGTGCTACCTCGGATCGATGCTTAGCTGGACCACCGGCATTCAAAAGCTGCAACTGTACATCGCGCCCATGCTGATGCTGCTAACCGGCGTCGCTCCGGTTGCCGAACTCAGCTGGACGCTCGGGATCATCACGATCCTTTACATGCTTGCTATTTGGACCGCCGTCACCGTCACAGCCAACGGACACGGCAACTTGGTTGGCACGGAACTGACACACATGGCGGCCTTCTGGACGCAAATCCAGTCGTGCTATCGAGCCGTTTTCAAACGCAAAAAGACAACCTTCGTCGTCACCTCCAAAAGCGGTCGCCAAACCAACAGCATCCGCAAATTCATCATGCCGCAGTGCCTCTACATTGGCGGCAGTGCCCTCGCGATTGCTTGGGCAACCACCAAGTATGTGGTCGGAATCAGTAACGACCTTCCTGGTTTGATGGTGGGATCGCTGTTGTTACTAAGCCAATGCTGGTTCGCCTGGCAAGTCATCCGTCGTGCATTGCGGGTCGCCGATGGCGCACAAGACTCCTGGCGGCATCCCTGCGCACTGCACCTAAGCTATTCGTTCAAAACAGACGATTCCAACGTTGCGGGAAACGCCGTGACTTGCGATCTGAACGAGACCGGAATCGGATTTCATGCATTCGAAGAGTTCAACATGAACCAAGAAATGCAGGTCACGATATCCGCGATGGGATTGTCGACGACCTGCCCCGTTCGCATCCGCCACAAGAAGCTCGGCTTGGCGTCAAACTCCGGTCGTGACGGGAACGCCTCCAGTTGGCGCTACGGCTGTGAATTCGTTTCTCCGTCCACCGAAAGTCTATCGGTGATCTGGCGACTGTGTTCGGACTACGCGGTTGCGCGGATGTACGACAAGTTCAACGCTCGCAAAAACCAAGATCGACCGGAATCGATCGAGACTCAATTGGCATCCAGTAAGATGGCTCGTGAAAGGGTCAATCTGCCCATCACGATTTCAGACGAATTCGGAAACCAACGACCGACCGTCACCGAGGGACTCACCTCGACCGGATGCATCGTGTTGCTAGATGAGTGCACGCAATCCATGCGGGAGTTCCGGATCGCAATTTCAACGCCGCTGGGACGTGTCTCGGGAACCGCCGTCGTGAAGCACGTGCACCGCACCGTGTTGGGTTGCACGCCGATGCAATTTGTTGAACTTCAGTTTTGTGACTTTGTCGGCGAAGGACGCAGTATCCTGCTGTCCCTCTGCAGCGCCAGTGGCGAAACCAAGGTCAGCAATGTCGTCAAACTCCGGCCCCCCGAACGCCAACTCCCCAGCCTACGCCCCGCCATGTTGGCCGGTTCGCTGGCAGTCGCTGCGTCGATCATTGCCATCATGGGCACGCTGTTCTGGAACCAAGATGATCTGTTGATCTCGTCCAGTCGTGACGCGGTCGTCGTGTCCGCTCAAACGCACGAAAAGCTGTCCGTGCTGCTTTCCAAAACACTCGCAAACCCGAATTCCGATGAAAATCGTCTCGTCAAACTGCGGGACATCTTCCAACAAATCAAAGATATCGAGAGCATTGAAAAGCTCAATGAAGCGATCATGCTCCGCGATGCCAAATCGTTCACCGCCAGACTCTGCCGAGCTCGGACGTTCGACGGCGTCGGCCAGTTTGAAAAGGCCGCCCCGATGTACGCTGAGATGCTCGCTAGCGAGGACGAACAGGTCGATGAGATTGAACGCCACGATCTACTAATCTCGGCTGGACGCAACTCCGCCAACCTGGGCGACTTCGCCACGGCAGTCAAGCGTTTTGACCAAGTCGACAAAGCTAGCTTCGAAACCGAACCAAACCTTCGTCGTGAATACGCTGGCTTGCTGGCCAAGACCGGCAAGCTGAACGAAGCGATCAACCTGCTGAATCCTTATGGCAGCAACAATCGCAAGGACCGTCTTTTGATGGCGCAATTGCTGGCCGCCGACCAACACTTCGCTCAGGCCATGCATCACTGCCAAGCGATCCTAGCCGACAATCCTTCCGATCGCGATGCCTTGCGACTGATGGCGGATTGTGGACTCGCCAAACAACAATTCCCGACCGCGGCGTACCACCTCGAGCGATTGGTCAACCTAGAACCCAACGACACGGGAGCACTCAAACAGTTAGCTCTTTCGTACCTATGGGGGCGTCAAGGAAGCCGTGCAGTCAAGCTGACTCAAAACATGCTGGCATCCGCGCCACACGATCTCGAACTGCAACGTGCCTTTGTTGAGGCAACCACCTTGGTACCTCACCTGACACGACAACAAACCAGATTGCTGACTGAAATCGCAACCCAACGTGCAATCGGTGATTCCGATCTAGCGACCAACGAGTTGCTTGTCAGCGCCTTGGTCAAGCATCGCCAAAGCGAATCATTAATCCCGCTGTTGACCGAATTAGTCCAAAGCAATCCGCAGAAGATCTCGCTTCGGATCCAACTGGTTGATCTATTGGAGGCCCGCGGAGACTACCAACTAGCCGAGCCCCACCTACGGTATCTGATGACCGCGACAGGTCAAAGCGGAACTCAAACAAGGTTGGTCGCCAGCAACGCCAACAAGGTTTTGTCAGAATAGACCGCTCCGGTACTAGGGCAACCGAATGGTGCAAAACGCACCGACTCCCACACTAGTGTACACCTTCGAAAAGATCCCGGACGTCTTCACGTCGGTGCTGAGCCACCCGCGGTAGTCACGATGTGCTTTCAACTCGACCAGTCCGTAACCGACGCTGTCTGAATCAATCCGCGCACCGCCATAGATGGAATACCAATGTTCATCAGCACCGCGGAAGTTGTGAGGACTGACCCAGCGGCGATACTCCAACCCCGAAGTCCCAAAAGAAAAAGCGTCTGGACTGAAGTATGGATGCAAGATACCGAACAGATCATCGGGATTCGCGTTGAACACCGTCTGCTCGTCGAACGACAGGAAGTTTAACCCGGACTTCAAACGCCATTGATTGCGTCCCGGCGAGAGCAAAAAGTTGCTCTGCATCACTACTTCGTGGGTCGTGTTGCTATCGGAATAGCCTGCGAACCGATACATCGCATCCACATCCCAACGCCATGAAAGATTCGCAGCCGCATTCAACTCCAGCCCGCCGCGATACACGTCTTGTCGAATTGACTCGCCATTCGCAGCGACGTTCTCCAGGAAGCCTGTGATCCCCAAGTGAACGTCACGCGGCGTTCGCCAACGCAGACCAGTGCGAAATGGAACCCGCGTGCGGAAGCCTGCATCGTATTGCTCAAACTCGGCGATCGCAAAGAAGTTCACGAAGTCCAGCGGCTTGGTCTGAATCCCCAGAATCCCCACATTGCCGTCCGCACTGGTGCCCTGTTTCGGTCGCAAAAAGCGATGAGCATAACCCGCGATCAAGAACTCATCTTGATCCCCCATCGGACGCACACCCAGCGTTTCCAGCCGCATGGTCGTGATGTCGGTCAATCCCTGGCGTCCGGAACGATACTCATATTCGAAAGAGTTCGATAGCTGCGGATGGGTTTCCAATTGCATCCGTCGCAATGCGATCCGGGCCTCCGTATGACACGGATCCTTGGACAACAAATACTGATATTGGTCAATCGCCTTTTGTGTCAGATTCAGCGTCGCATAAACCTGGCCAAGATCGAATAGCGACTCTTGATTGGTCGGATCGATCTGATTCAGTTCACGGTACTTCCCCATCGCGTAACGCGGCCTCCAGTCCTTGTAGAACTTGGCACTGCGTTCGGCCTCAATGGATTGCAACCGGAAACCCGCTTGCTGATACTCAATTTCTAGATGCGACAAGTCAACATCCAACCCCGTCGAGCGGGGCAGGAAATCCTGGGGACGGTTTCGAGTCTTCGCCGCGATGTACTTGCAGTTCGCAGCATCCGCACCCTTCCAAGCAAACGTCAATCTTGCCTGCTCGAGCCGAGCCAGATCATGCTGAGGAAACGCGGTCAGGATTTTTTCGTAGTACTTGTTCCCGTTAGCGAATAGATTCGTGCGCGAGTAGGAACGCGCCAAACCAAGCTGCGCCCTCGTGTTCATCGGTGCCTTCACCAAGACCGATTGATACTCACCACGATCATCGCACGCTCCTGAACAGCGATTGCACATCGATCGCGACTCGGCCAACAGAATCATCACGAGTTCATTGCTGGGGTCAAACGCCAACGCTTGCTCAAGCAGTCGCTGGGCTAGGTCGCATCGGCAGTCCGACATCGCTAGCTTGGCAATCGTGACGCGGTCGCGAGTCACCGGAGCGAACGCACCCAATTCCGTCGATAAAACCTGCTCGGCTTCACCATGGCGATCCAGGTTCTCTAATACCTGATGGAGACCGTATCGAAGCTTCGCAGTATTCCCGCCCTGCATCTTCTTCACCAAAGTGAAGGTGTCCAAAGCCTCGATGTTCCGCCCTTGATAGAGCTGCGCGAACCCCAACGTCGTTTTCAGTTGAATCCGTAGCGAGAGCGGTGCCGGATGCCCGTCGGTGCTTGAAATGGCAGCATCGCAAAACGCTTCCGCGGACGAGAACTGCTTGCCACGAACCATGATATCAGCGATCGACGCCGCCGCAGCGATATCGCTTCGCGGTACGGCCCCCTGGGAATTGCTACCCGACGAGCGAGTCACTTGAGGTGCCGGTTCAAGAACTAGGGCAGCCTCTTCCACACGAAATTGCTTCAGAAGTGATTCAGCTAGCAGTTGGGATAGTGCGACGTCGCCCGGTCGAAGCGTCAATGCATGGCGAAAGGTGGTTTCCGCGCCACGATGATCACCAATCGCCAGGCTCAAACTGCCCGCCCCTTGAAGCACATCAACGTCCGCCGGATCGCTGGACAACAAAGATTGATAGATCGCATACGCTCGAGCATGTTCGCCCACCGCCGTCATGTAGTTGGCGGTCTCCAGGCGCACATCGCGTTCATCGCTACGATCAGCCAGCCCGTCCAACGTCGATTTCGCCGCGGGCATGTCGTAGAGACGCACGAAGACGCGGGCAATGCGGAGGCGCACTGCAACATCATCCGGTGCGATTAAGGTCGCGTCTTGATACAACTGCAACGCGAGCTGATCATGGCCCTCGCGATACAACTTGTCAGCCAAGCCAAGTCGAGAGACTTGGTCAAACGAAGGGTTCTCTCGCAGACTTTCCAGATAGGAATGAATGATGTCGTCGTTGCCGATCCGGGCGTTCGCCAAAACCAACGCCGCGGTCACCGAGGGGCTGCCTGGATCCGCTTGCAACAACCGCGTCAGTACTTCAATCGCTTCACCAGGTCGATCAAGTTCCAGCAATAGACTTGCCAGGTCGGCATCTACCTTGAACGGCAACGGCCCGAGTGACCGCAATCGACTTTCGTAGAACTGCCGTGCACTGTCTTGCTTGCCCTGCCACGCCAATATTCGGGCGTAGGTGATTTGCACCTGTGGACTTGCGTCGCTTCGGTTAACGATCTGCTGCAATGAGCTCGCCGCCAAGTCATGCTTGCCTTGCTGCAGCATGACGTTCGCGTACATGGAGTGATACTCGACCACATCCGGGAACTCAGCGATAAGCTGCTTTAGAACGATCTCGGCCTTGGCAAGCTGATTGGCTTGAATCAGCAAGCCAACGTACTCCGGTTTCACTTCACTATAGGTAGGGAACTCCGCGAGCAACTCTTCGAACCGTTGGATCGCAAGCGGCAAGTTCGACAGGCCTGCCGCGTTCCGCGCCGCACGAACCATCACCCCGCGTCGCAGTTCCTGCGTCACGATCGGCTCCGGCAACGTCTCAGCCCCCTGAACGCCTCCTGTTTCTGACGCCATCTCGCCCCCCGGAAACTCCAGCAGCTCAACCTTTTGTGGATAGCCACTCCACTTTGGGGCGGCAACGATGGATTGATGTTGCAGCGGCGTGGCAGTCAATACCGTGCTACCACTGTCGCTCGCAAACGTCCCAGGGACGGCCGCGTTCAATGCACCAGCGTCGTAGACACCCGTGCCTTGCATACCAACCCCAGCATGGTCAACCAAACCAATCGGGCTGGCTAACGGACGACCTCGCGAACTGTGAGTACTGGGAAGTCGGCTCGGCAGATGACGGGAGACCCCGCCAGGCACCGCACTCTGCAAACCGCTCTGCAAACCACTGGGCAAACCACTGGGCAAAGGACTCGCAACACGGGCCCAGTTCGGAACACTGGCCTGATTCGGCAAACCAACCGTGCCCTGGGTCGTCGCGGCTTTCGCCACGACAGACTCAGTTGGTTGCCGAACGAAGGCAGCACTCGTGATGTCAGTGGCCTGGCTCAGACCGCCAAGGGGAGCGAAGTCATACTCTTCAGCGAATGACCTACTGGATGCTCCAGCAAGCAAGCACCCAACCACAAGCCCCCAAGACGCAAAACGCGGGGAACGAGATCGTCGCGGTCCAGGTTGTCGTCGGTGCATGGCGACAGTCAAATTCAAAGCGACCACGGTGGTTGAAGCTGAATTCACGTCGGCGAAAGCGACCGCTCGCGATTCAAGAGTGATTGGGCTGGCACACTTTCATCGGATATGCCGGTTATGCCCAATAAGACAATCCCACAAAGCCTGCCGATTTATCCGGAAGTTGGGGGGGAAATCAGACTGAAGCAGGATCCGGAAGGCGACTAGCTGGCCACCGTTAAGCCTTCCCAAGCAGCAACGCTGGCCAAGCTTCGCAAAAAGGCAGATGACATCGCAAAGGACGAGGCTTCACCCGGTGCGGTTTCGATTGTCTACGTGGATCTCAACCACGAGCCACTTTGCCTAACACGCCCGCCTAACACGCCCGCCTAACACGCCAGCCCAGTAAGCCTGCCCAGCAAGCCTGCCCGTTCAGACTCACCCGTGTCGACCTAAACGACAATCCCGCCGGCTCCAACGAAGCCGGCGGGATGTCGTTCATTCGTTTTATCGAATTCGATACTATCGAGTTGGGACCAACTCGGCGTTTGCCCCCAGGGTTCCCTTCAATGCAGACGAGCTATGGTCCAACACGAACGGACCCAGCTTCCGGTCGAAGTGCAGCAACATCACAGTGTCATCGCTGGGTGAAGAGCGGCGGGCGGGCGTGAAGTTGGCTTGATAGAGTTCGCCTTTGGAAATCTTCACTTCATCGATCTTACCAATGAAGGGACGAGTTGGCTCACCAGCCTTGCCAGGATCCGCGCCGACATAGAGCGGCAATCGGTTCACGGTCCGCTTCCCGCTTCCAGGCTTGGAAGCCACTAGCTTCCCATCGACGTACAAGCGAACTTCGTTGCCGTCATAGACGCCGGCTAAGTGTGACCAACGATTCGTCGGCAAAACGTTGCTAGACCGCGAACTCACATAACGCTTGCCCAAGTGCACACTAAACTGCGGCACGCCTTCCTTCATGAAGAATGCGAACTCGCTGCTATGCATCTTCGCAACAATGCCCTGATCTCCAGCAACCTGCGATGGGTTCACCCACGCTTCCAAAGTGAAAGGTCCGTTCGGCAACTTCAAGTCAGCTGATCGAACCAATAACGCGGAACTTCCGTCGCGGACGTTCAAGCAACGATTCTCAGTCGCCTGAAAATAGTCCGCAGGGACCGCTCCCAGCTTCAACGATACCGGCATCGAAGTTGGTGGCAAGCTGATTCGTGCCGACTCACCAAGGTACTCCTTCTCAAAGACCAAACGTGGAACCGTCAGCTTCGACTTGGGATTGGCGGCACGGCTCAGTGCGATCTCAAGCTTCTTCGTTTCACCAGACTCGATCGTGAAGTGATCGTGGTCAAGCGAAGTCAACCAGTCTCGGCTTGCTGGATCGAATGACACGGTCATGTCAATGCTACGAGGTGCCGTGTTGGTTAACTCATAAACCACCACGCCGGAACCATTGCCATCGACATCCAATTGCACGTCATTGCTGACTTGCTTAGGACGTACCTTGCGAGCACCATCGACTTCGGCCAAAAATTCCGGCGTGAAGTCCGTTGGGTCAATCACCGCGCCCACGGGCAAGGCCGCAACGGTAACCGATTCAGGACGAACGGTAACGATGTTCAGGTGATGCAGGTATCCCGCGTCAGGGATATCAGCCGACAAATTTCCGCCCGTTGCCGCAAGAGCATAGTAGGCAATCCCGTCTTTGGGACCGTCAAAACGCATGTGGTGAATGTGGCCCGCGAACACAGCACTCACGTTGCCAGCATCGCGAAGCATTCCGTGAACCACATCCCAGTTGCCACCGGCGTATCCACCACCAATCCAACGTGGGTGATGCAAGAACACGAACACGTGATCCAGATCCTTGTGCAATTCAAGAGATTGCTGCAAGAACTTCAACTGTTCGTCGCTCATCTTCTGCAACCGACCTTCGCTGAAACTCTTCTCATTGGTGACCGGGTCGCCTTCGTCGCTGTAAAGGACGATGAAGCCGGAGTTCTTGTGTTCGAACGAATACCACAGTGGCCCAAAGTGCTCTTCGTAGTTCGACTCGTGCTGGCCTTGGGGAGCCTCGCCCTTGCCACGCCAGTAAACGTCGTGGTTTCCGGCTACCGGGAACCAACGCATCTTCAGCTTTTCCATGATGTCGCGGTACTCGGTCATCTCGGTCATCCACTTGGGTGACTCGTTGTAACCTTGGACCAAATCGCCGACCGTCATGACCAGGTCGGGATCGAGCAGGTTGGTGTCAACCACTGCTTGCTCAAGAACTTTCAATCCCGCTGGCACACCGCTGGTACGGTCTCCATAGATCACAAAGTGAAAAGCGTCTTCTTCGGTGGCCAGAGGCAGCACGCGAGAAACGCTGCGAGTGGTGAATGGTTTTTCGGCATGTTCGTGTGAGTGTTCATGCGAGTGTCCGTGTGCGCCTTCATGCGCATCAACGACAGACTGGGTGCTTAGGGTGACAAACAGCGTGGCTGCGATTGTCAAACGAAACGAAAGGCAATTCATGGAGTCCATTTCTTAGGGTGGAACAGAGGTTCAAAGGCTGAAACCAGCGGTGACGAAGATCCAACAAAGAACTCAGACAAGGCCGGTGGCGCGGGGCAAGAACCTATCTTCACAATGAGCATTTTTGATTAAGAAAATGCGTGGGAATCATGAAACAACTGGATTCTGCTTTCGACAGTGAACCCTACCAAACTCACGAGGCATGGGCCCCCATCAACACCCCCGACGCCTCACTTCCATGCGGGGGAGTCGCTGCCTTCTCTATAGAAAATATTGAAGAAGCCGAAACGCTTTAGGGGAGCACAGGCTTCATTACGAGCGGAATAACGCGGCAACCAAATGACTAAGAAGCGAGCGAGAAGACGTTCACACGATCTTAGCATTCTCATCGCTCAAAATACGCAATCGGTTTGTATCGTCTCCCGCAATCAAAGCCCGCCAACGGTTTGTGTGTTGGACAACGACGGGCGTTCGAATAATCTTTACCATTCAAGGAGGACATGCGTGTCCATCGTTCACCGAGTCGCACAAGACCACCAGCTTAACGCGTCTAGCCCACGCTCCACTCGTCGCAGTGGGTTCACTTTGGTTGAACTACTGGTTGTCATCGCCATTATTGGCGTTCTTGTCGGGCTCCTTTTACCCGCGGTCCAGGCCGCACGTGAAGCCGCTCGCCGAATGAGCTGCCAGAACAACATGAAGCAGTTCGGGTTGGCCATGCACAACCACATGTCTGCTTTCCAAGCCTTCCCACCCGGACACGTGAACTACGATGAGTCCAAGAACCGCTACAAGACCGGTGGCTGGCAACACGGTCAAAACGAATTGGGCTGGCACTGGCTGCCAATGTTGTTCCCTTACATGGAACAACCCGCGTTGTGGGAACGCGTCCAAGTGTGCGAAGACGATCGCAGTGACGAACACACCTCGAACCCATGCGACCACTGCGAGTACATGGACGACAACTTCAACTTCGGGCGTGAACAGCTCTCCGGGTTCGACCAATGCCCTTCCGCACCGTCGGACACCACCCAATTTTCGGATGGCACCTACGGCCTCGAGGCACTCGCCAAGGGCAACAACTACGCTGCCAGCTGGGGATCCGGCGATATGCTGTCTTGGGAAGAAAATGAAACCCGCGGTGCATTCGGTACCTACTATGTTTCTCAAGAGAAAATCATCACCGCAGTGGGCGGCGTTAACACAGCAGGCGACCGTTTCCAAAACCGCAACGGAATGCGAAGCCGTGACTTCTTGGACGGCCTGAGCAACACGATGGCGATGAGCGAAATCCTTTCGGCCGGCGATTCCAAGGACATCCGCGGCACTTGGATGTCACCTGCCATGGGTGCCACCATCTTCTCGGCCTTCTACAACCCCAACTCCTCCGAAAAGGATGTACTGGCCGCTTGTGACGAAACGATTCCGGACGATGTTCCTGGGCAATTGCCTTGTCTGGAAGAACGCGACACCTCCGCCATCTACGCGGCCGCTCGCAGCCAACACGTCGGCGGCGTCAATGTCCTGATGGCTGACGGAGCAGTTCGTTTCATGACCGACTCAGTTGACAACCTCAATATCTGGCGACCACTAAGCACCGCACAGAACAAAGAAGTGATCAACGAAGGACTTTAGTCACCACTTGCGAGAGTGACGCGACGGCTTACTCAATTTTGCATCTCAGCGAAGTCGCTGGATGCGACTATCTCAGTGGTCGAAACTGACTGGCGGAGCGAAACAATCTCTCCGGCTGCAAAAAGCCACCATGTATTGCGGCGGGCGAAACACTAAGTCTCCAACGTGCCAATGGGCACAAGGCGGCTTAGCCTCGTCCGCTGCGGCCTTTGGTTCGCAGTAGTATCTCGTTCGCTAAAGCTTCCCGCTCAAGACGGCAATTTGTTCACGACAACTCGCTACTCAGCTCTGTCTGAACGAGGCACAAGTATCACAATCCTACACTACTAGAAAAGAAACGATGAAGACGAAACTTTGTTTGGCAATCACGATGACTGTCCTCGCATTCACCTCCGTGGGTTGCGGGTCGTCCGCCCCGCCTAAACCAACCGATGAACAAAACGCCTTTGCCAGCGTCGAAGGACTCGGCGACATGGCTGGTGACGACGCTTCGTTTGCAAAAGCATTCGTCGCCGGTGCCGTCCCGAAAAATCGCAAGGACTACAGCGAACGAGGATACGAAGTCGTTGGTGAAGCCACTTTCAATGGCGACACCGTGACTGTACCTGTCAAAATTTTCGGCGGCGTTCATTCAACCGGTGGCAATGAACGAGCGGGTGCGTCGACCAGCACGGCGACCGAAACCGAAAAGGTGTGGACCCTGATCCGCATTGAAGACAAGTGGAAGTTGAAAGACGCTCCACTCAGCTGAACCTTCCTCAACAGGCGTTTTTCGGTGTGCGTTTAAGCGTCACCGAAAAACGCTCTCGTCGATTATAGAGTTCACTCCATCGACCTAATCAGCGGCGAGTGATCCAGACGCCCAATGTGTTTCGATTCGCCCATCGAGTAGTCTGCCCGGCGTTCCTGGCAGAAACCGAAAGCGCGATCGTCGCTCGTCGACCCAATTGAGGTCGCGCCGTCCGCCACTCGAGCTCAACTCGATTCCTTTCATCCTCTCCGTTCACGCGTGCCCAAGAATTTGGCGAATCTCTCGACTTCCGCCTTCTCAGTTCGGATCGCGGTCACAGCCATTGTGATCACATTCCTTGCCGCCTGGGCAGTCCTGCGTGCTGGCACCGATTCGGCGACCCAACCAGCCCCATCGACCGTCACCCAATCGCGTGCTTCGATCGCGGCAAACCCCGCGTTGACCGCTTCCCCTTCGGCACCGCCCCAACGTGGGATTGAAGAACGACTGCCCCCGCGTGCTCGTCAATCGGTCGATGCCTGGCGGCAATTCGTATCGGCAAAATTTGCTGGCGATCATTCTTGTGCGGAATGCCACGAAGCTGAGTATGCCGCCCATCAACGGTCCGGTCATTCACGAACATTGACACTGATGCATCAATCCCCCTTGGCCGATAAACTGGCCGAACAAGGCAGCTACCAAGACTCACGCCGAGACCAGACCTTCCAGTTCAAGACCACCCCCAACCACTCGAGCAACGTCTCACCGAAGCAAGCCAGCGACCAACCCAGTGAAGCGTTTCTGGTCAGTGAGGCAGCCCACGCGGCGGGAGTCGTGGTCCCGGTAACGTGGTTGCTTGGTTCCGGCATCCATGCTCAAACGCCGATCGCGGTTGATGAAATCACGCAAAGCGGCGTGGAGTTGCGTTGGTCAGCATTCGCCGGTCAAGAAGATATCGGGATCACGCCCGATCACGAAAGGTTCGACGACTTCCAGGCCGGCACGATCGAGTGCTTCGGACGACCACTCGACGCGTCCGACATCCGTGCTTGCCTCGGTTGCCACAGCACACTGGCTGCACCGCCATCGCTTCCCATCATGCAATCGCTAGTCATTGAAAATGTGGGCTGCGAACGATGCCATGGCCCCCGGAAAGATCACGTCACGCTTGCCAAACAAGGACTCGCCGAACAGGCCAAACCACTGCTGAAGTATGAAACCGCGGAAGCTTACATGGATGCCTGCGCGACCTGCCATCGAGACGAATCGTCCGTGCAAGCGGACGCCACGCCCAGCGAGTTGGCGAGGTTCCAGCCTTACGGAATCAAACGCAGTCGTTGCTATCTTGAAACGCCAGGGAACCTGACCTGTTCGACCTGTCATGATCCCCACGACACGGTCTCGCACGATCGATCCCGTTCGATCGCACAGTGCAAACAATGCCATGGCGGAACCGAGGACGGTCCATCCACCAAACACGTTGGACCGATCCCGATCGATTCCCAAACGGTTTGCCCCGATCAGCCATCCGGTGACTGCATCGAATGCCACATGCCCGCTGTCTCTTGGACTGCAGGGATTTCATTCCATGACCATTGGATTCGAGTCCAATGAGCGAAGCGGCCAACGTCTCTCAACCGAACAAATCAGGATTCCTGTTTTCCCCGGGCATCGATCTCTTCTTTGTGATCAACGTGGCATGGCCGTTGATCTTTTTGGTGGATCGAGTCGGTGGGGTGACCACGCATCAAAGCCTCTTGTTCTGGCAAATCTATTTTGTCACCGCGCCGCATCGCTGGATCACACTCGCGTTGGTGGCGGTCGACCATCACAAAGGCCAGGACCGACGACGCCAATTTCTAGCATTCGGTTCCGCAATCCTGATCGGCTGCCTGTGTGTGAAAATGGGCACCGGATCGCTGCTTTGTCTGGGCGCCATCGACTACATCTGGAACGCTTGGCACTTCGCTTCCCAGCACCACGGCATCTTCCAGATTTACCAGCGACAACGACGCGTAAGCGATCATACAAACTCGGAAACGCAGGCCAAGTCAGACAGCCCAACCAAGATTCGCTTCGAGCGTTTCCTGTTTCGCGGATTCATGCTCTACGTGATCGCACGCGTTGCCGGTTGGGGCTGGACCGAAGGACCTTTCGAGGGTTTCCGCTGGACCGGCACAGCGGACTGGCTGGTGCTGCTGATTCCGCTCGGCCTCGTAGTCCGCCAACTCATTCGTTACGCCCGACGTTCCCAAGCAACCGTCGCTAGCCTCGCGTATCTCACGAGCGTGATGTCACTGTTCACCGCGTTGCTGTTTGCTTCCCACTACGAAAACAGTCAATGG
The DNA window shown above is from Neorhodopirellula lusitana and carries:
- a CDS encoding DUF1559 domain-containing protein, with the translated sequence MVHRVAQDHQLNASSPRSTRRSGFTLVELLVVIAIIGVLVGLLLPAVQAAREAARRMSCQNNMKQFGLAMHNHMSAFQAFPPGHVNYDESKNRYKTGGWQHGQNELGWHWLPMLFPYMEQPALWERVQVCEDDRSDEHTSNPCDHCEYMDDNFNFGREQLSGFDQCPSAPSDTTQFSDGTYGLEALAKGNNYAASWGSGDMLSWEENETRGAFGTYYVSQEKIITAVGGVNTAGDRFQNRNGMRSRDFLDGLSNTMAMSEILSAGDSKDIRGTWMSPAMGATIFSAFYNPNSSEKDVLAACDETIPDDVPGQLPCLEERDTSAIYAAARSQHVGGVNVLMADGAVRFMTDSVDNLNIWRPLSTAQNKEVINEGL
- a CDS encoding multiheme c-type cytochrome, encoding MPKNLANLSTSAFSVRIAVTAIVITFLAAWAVLRAGTDSATQPAPSTVTQSRASIAANPALTASPSAPPQRGIEERLPPRARQSVDAWRQFVSAKFAGDHSCAECHEAEYAAHQRSGHSRTLTLMHQSPLADKLAEQGSYQDSRRDQTFQFKTTPNHSSNVSPKQASDQPSEAFLVSEAAHAAGVVVPVTWLLGSGIHAQTPIAVDEITQSGVELRWSAFAGQEDIGITPDHERFDDFQAGTIECFGRPLDASDIRACLGCHSTLAAPPSLPIMQSLVIENVGCERCHGPRKDHVTLAKQGLAEQAKPLLKYETAEAYMDACATCHRDESSVQADATPSELARFQPYGIKRSRCYLETPGNLTCSTCHDPHDTVSHDRSRSIAQCKQCHGGTEDGPSTKHVGPIPIDSQTVCPDQPSGDCIECHMPAVSWTAGISFHDHWIRVQ